The DNA region AGTTGCATAAAGCTCTTTACGGACTTAAGCAAGCACCTCGTGCTTGGAACTTGAAGTTAAACAGCATTCTCGGCGAGTTGGGCTTTGAAAGGCTTTGAAATATGCACTAAAGAATCATCTCTTTACAAGAAGCAAGGTAAAGAAAGTCTTCTCATTGTAGCGGTCTATGTAGATGACTTGCTTGTCACAGGCTCTAGTCTTGAGTTAATTCTTGACTTCAAGAAAGAGATGGCTGGGAAGTTTGAGATGAGCGATCTAGGCAAGCTCACCTACTATCTCGGGATTGAAGTTCATCAAGGAGAAGACGCGANNNNNNNNNNNNNNNNNNNNNNNNNNNNNNNNNNNNNNNNNNNNNNNNNNNNNNNNNNNNNNNNNNNNNNNNNNNNNNNNNNNNNNNNNNNNNNNNNNNNNNNNNNNNNNNNNNNNNNNNNNNNNNNNNNNNNNNNNNNNNNNNNNNNNNNNNNNNNNNNNNNNNNNNNNNNNNNNNNNNNNNNNNNNNNNNNNNNNNNNNNNNNNNNNNNNNNNNNNNNNNNNNNNNNNNNNNNNNNNNNNNNNNNNNNNNNNNNNNNNNNNNNNNNNNNNNNNNNNNNNNNNNNNNNNNNNNNNNNNNNNNNNNNNNNNNNNNNNNNNNNNNNNNNNNNNNNNNNNNNNNNNNNNNNNNNNNNNNNNNNNNNNNNNNNNNNNNNNNNNNNNNNNNNNNNNNNNNNNNNNNNNNNNNNNNNNNNNNNNNNNNNNNNNNNNNNNNNNNNNNNNNNNNNNNNNNNNNNNNNNNNNNNNNNNNNNNNNNNNNNNNNNNNNNNNNNNNNNNNNNNNNNNNNNNNNNNNNNNNNNNNNNNNNNgaaaattttggaaaaagcAGGAATGTGTGAATGTAACTCTGTTCTTGTTCCGATGGAACCTGGTCTAGAGCTTTCTAGGACACAAGATCCACGGTGTATTAATGCAAGACTCTATCGAAAACAAATTGGGTGTTTGAGATATCTACTTCATACCAGGCCCGATCTTTCATACTCTGTTGGGATTTTGAGTCGATATCTTCAAGAGCCTAGAGAGTCGCATGGAGCTTCTCTGAAGCACATTTTGAGGTATCTTCGAGGAACACTTGATCATGGACTCTACTTTAGACAAGGGGAACAAACAGGTTTGATAGGCTTTAGTGACAGTAGTCACAATGTGGATATTGATGATAGAAGAAGCACAGCTGGCCATGTTTTTTACTTTAACGAATGTCCAATCGCATGGTGTTCTCAGAAGCAACAAGTGGTGGCTTTATCTTCATGTGAAGCTGAGTTTATGGCAGCAACAGAGGCGGCTAAACAAGCCATATGGCTACAAGAACTCTTTGCTGAAATAGTTGGTAGAGCTTGTGAGAAAGTAATGATACGGGTTGATAACAAGTCCGCTATTGCACTCACTAGGAATCCGGTTTTCCATGGCCGCAACAAGCACATTCACCGGCGataccatttcatttgtgaGTGTGTCGATAACGGACAGGTTGAAGTACTGCATATTCCAGGAACTGAGCAAAAGGTTGATATCTTAACCAAAGCACTTGACAAGAACAGGTTCAAGGTTATGAGGAATCACATTGGAGTTCATAGTATGTCAAGAAAGGACTTCAAGATTaaaggggagattgttgggctaagcttgaagaagaagaaagtggcttaaaggaaaaggaaaactcCAATCCAATTAGGAATAGTTATATTTAGGAGGTATCTAAATAAGTTAGTTTACATGTTTGGATTAGGAAATTATGTTCTaagttttctctatataaagagTTGTCAAAAGTGTGGTATACCTTtgaaagagatttgagagaaaaagagattgagagattgtgtgaaaaaacctaaaattttgAGTTAGTTTCTTTAAGTTAATAAGatatttattcttataaacAGATCTTTTGTTCTTATATCTTTCTTGCTAAAACTAGAAGTATGTCATCAAACTATATAtttccttaccaaaaaaaaacaatatattttttaaaaaattattggatTCATCTGTTTTTACTgaaatattagattttataactaATACAGTAAATAAAGTTATTCCAGTCACGACAGTTAAGTACCAAATTTccttattatttttactttagagtgttatataattatttttttaagttactaCTTTTCAGTAATTTAAAAAGCTAGAGAGATCTCTTGTTTTAGGTTGAAGTATTCATTGGTTAGAGGGAGGAAAAGTATAAGctgaaaaagaatataataatttaattgaaaCAAGTTAATTGTGGTGTCGTTGTGAAATTTTGTAGATCAAAAGATTAGTCATTTCGTTGgaattaattttacattagtGTACTACATATTTTCCAAAGATCTTACTAATAAAACCCatggtaatttttatttattcatgaTATCCAATTGTATTAAGAAACGCGAAATTAAAACCccccaaaaataatattacatctttggaactgttttttttttttgttaaacacgtttttggaatttaatcagcaaagacaaaaaaaaaaggagtaacaaaaatattataggAACAAGAGAAATATGAAGAAACACACTGTTCAGATTAAATATTTAGCTGAACTCAATCATCTTTTTCTGCTGACTCAagttcttataaaatttttttataaaatcatcagCCGCTTTGTCGACGTGTATGTTACCCACGTCACCATTTTCCGGCGTTAACGGGAACGGTGAGTCCGTTACTCTCAACGGTCTCACCAACGGAGTCCTTCCAAACCCGGGGAAGTAAGGAGACAAGGCCACTGTTAAATCTCCCGGCGTGACGTTTCCTTTGTCACCAACGCCGTTAAGAAGCTCAAGAACTGCTCTAGCTGCGGCTGAGTCGTCGTCGAGCGTCTGAGGCGTTTGACCACACGTAAAGAGACTATTATGGCTCTTTTTCTTCATGAAAGCCATATTGGGGAAAGGGAAAGAATAGTTTGGAGTGTTGCTACAGCTAAACTCGTATTCTTGTCGCGATATCGCGGTGGCTGAAGCAGCGTTTAAAGCGTCTGAGGAGGTGGAAGCGGCGGGGACGCGACGACGGTGGTGGAACATGAGGTTCTTGCCACGTTTGAGAGTGGCGTTGAAGTCGGCGATGAGTTTGTGTTTTGAGACACCTTTGCGGATCATGTACAAGAGAAAACGTACGATGTTCCATAGCTTCTTGCTTATTGGTACGTTCTGATCCATATCGATctttagaaagagaaagagagatttgtattattatcttcttttttttggagtttgattACTTATGAGCTAAGGAGAAGAAATGTGAAGGGTTTataaaggaagaaagagagagagagagagaggggtacTAAAACGTGCAagagattataaaaaaagatttcaaagaCAAAGCAAAAAGGTTATGTATTTACTTACCATTGGCGCTTAATTATTGCATCCATttcactttaaaataaaacaaatttagtgaatatggaccaaattttctatttttgattgCTTCTACTTTTTAAGGATATGTGAATTATTGCAGCCTCCGATCAAAACTTGATATCATCAATATTCTAGGctaaatagtttttttgtaaaattatatccgaattatatttaattctttttgacAGTTGGATTAATAAAAACTcagatgttttttcttttttaccattCAATATGTGACCAACGTCCATGAatgaaattgaattaaaattcgAATAAATTAGTATTGGATCGAAGTGTACCGTTTGCATGCATGCATGTGGCAACTGGCAAGTTAATGGTATCAACGTACATTTAAGACATTTATATGTAATGAAGTTcgatttgtccaaaaaaaaaatatatatatatatatatatgtaatgaagTTCGATAGTCTTAGGGATCAAATCGACATGCCTATGTCATTCGATCATTAAAACAAATAGCTAATGACTAATCCACAAACAAATGTAGCCacttgatatataatattaatcaacacaaataacataaaagcaagaaacaagaTACAATTTAAGATGAAAGAGAGCTATAaagcaaaattttatataataacttttttgtaCTTTAAATTGCACTATGCCACTATGTATGTCATAATCTATATACGGATTTTATAGGTCTTGCTTTAAGGGTTACATAATTGCTTCATCCATTTTCTAAATATCTTTTTGAGGAAATtgaattcaaattaaaaacaaataattcttTTTCAATTATCGGGCACACAATATTCATCCTCAACAAATGGCCAACATTAATACTTTTTCGtctgatttaaattaaaatatttcagtattttataatttttagctCGTAAAAGTTTCATTGAAGTGAAACCAAATTTATGGTTTAGATACGTAAAGAAATATcctataattatataaaattattttgaattataatttaCTAATTTGATATGATCCAAGAAAACTTTGGAtagacatttttgtttgattttactagaaacaatatttatatctgttaaatttgggctttgATATCAT from Camelina sativa cultivar DH55 chromosome 3, Cs, whole genome shotgun sequence includes:
- the LOC104778133 gene encoding uncharacterized protein LOC104778133, translated to MDQNVPISKKLWNIVRFLLYMIRKGVSKHKLIADFNATLKRGKNLMFHHRRRVPAASTSSDALNAASATAISRQEYEFSCSNTPNYSFPFPNMAFMKKKSHNSLFTCGQTPQTLDDDSAAARAVLELLNGVGDKGNVTPGDLTVALSPYFPGFGRTPLVRPLRVTDSPFPLTPENGDVGNIHVDKAADDFIKKFYKNLSQQKKMIEFS